A genomic segment from Fusarium fujikuroi IMI 58289 draft genome, chromosome FFUJ_chr04 encodes:
- a CDS encoding related to aldo-keto reductase YPR1 has translation MGSVATKDVPTYKLNDGNEIPVLAFGLGTAQYKKDPQSGLDQHVVDITTKAIKTGYRHLDGAEVYGNEEELGQAIKAGGVPREQLYVTTKIPAEKKGSAIDSFNVSLQKLGLEYVDLYLIHGPWFAETDEDLQQRWAELEQIKESGKAKSIGVSNFLQSHLEAVLKTAKIKPAINQIEYHPYLQHGDLVDFHKKHNIAVSAYGPLTPIVTARGGPVDPFYTKLAEKYAVTESEVGLRWVIDQDIIALTTSNKVERLEGYLAKLPKFKLTQDEIAEISRLGAKKHFRGFWRNKFDENDRS, from the exons ATGGGCAGTGTCGCTACGAAGGATGTCCCCACCTACAAACTCAATGACGGCAATGAGATTCCGGTT CTAGCTTTCGGTCTGGGAACAGCTCAGTATAAGAAAGATCCCCAGAGTGGACTCGACCAGCATGTAGTCgacatcaccaccaaggctATCAAGACTGGATATCGCCATCTAGACGGAGCTGAGG TATATGGCAACGAAGAGGAGCTTGGGCAAGCCATCAAGGCTGGCGGTGTTCCCCGGGAGCAGCTCTATGTCACCACCAAGATccctgctgagaagaaggggtCTGCTATTGACTCTTTCAATGTTTCTCTCCAGAAGCTAGGTCTGGAGTATGTGGATCTCTACCTGATTCACGGCCCTTGGTTTGCCGAAACCGATGAGGACCTGCAGCAGCGTTGGGCCGAGTTGGAGCAGATCAAGGAATCTGGCAAGGCAAAGTCTATTGGTGTTTCCAACTTCCTCCAGTCGCACCTTGAGGCTGTTCTCAAGAccgccaagatcaagcctgCTATCAACCAAATTGAGTACCATCCGTATCTCCAGCACGGCGATCTTGTTGACTTTCACAAGAAGCACAACATTGCCGTTTCTGCTTACGGGCCCCTTACTCCTATTGTTACTGCTAGGGGCGGACCTGTCGACCCTTTCTACACAAAGTTGGCTGAGAAGTACGCCGTGACAGAAAGTGAAGTCGGTCTTCGATGGGTCATTGACCAAGACATCATTGCGCTTACAACAAGCAACAAGGTTGAGCGACTTGAGGGATACTTGGCTAAGCTACCTAAATTCAAGTTGACCCAGGATGAGATTGCTGAGATCTCTCGACTCGGTGCCAAGAAGCATTTCCGTGGGTTCTGGAGGAACAAgtttgatgagaatgatagGTCCTAG
- a CDS encoding probable FMP40 Found in Mitochondrial Proteome — translation MAAHISNGNGALSPASSYEGATLADLPKSWHLTESLPADSIFPTPADSHKTPRDQITPRQVRNAVYTWVRPAEQKDPELLAISPAALRDLGIKSGEESTDDFRQLVAGNKLYGWDEEKLEGGYPWAQCYGGFQFGQWAGQLGDGRAISLFETTNPASRERYELQLKGAGMTPYSRFADGKAVLRSSIREFIVSEALNALKIPTTRALSLTLLPDSKVRRETIEPGAIVLRFAQSWLRLGNFDILRARGDRKLIRQLATYIAEDVFGGWDKLPGRLEDPEEPVKSLDPKRGVSSETIEGENGSEENRFTRLYREIVRRNAKVVAHWQAYGFMNGVLNTDNTSIYGLSIDFGPFAFMDNFDPAYTPNHDDYTLRYSYRNQPTIIWWNLVRFGEAIGELMGAGANVDDTTFVNEGVTKEQEAEVVARAEKLITQAGEEYKAVFLAEYKRLMTARLGLKTHKDSDFDILFSEALDTLEALELDFHHFFRRLSKLKLQDIATREARNEKASVFFHKEGPPTTISEEDARARLEIWLESWRERIIEDWKDGGGNVSESTDGDRIEAMKRVNPNFVPRGWILDELIQRVEKGGERDVLNRVMHMSLNPFEDRWDGETFNGKTYNGDKDEELRWTDDPPKTERAMQCSCSS, via the exons ATGGCTGCCCATATTTCTAACGGCAATGGCGCATTATCGCCGGCGTCTAGCTACGAAGGCGCGACACTTGCGGATCTTCCCAAGTCATGGCATTTGACCGAATCTCTTCCTGCCGATTCCATCTTCCCAACGCCTGCCGACTCCCACAAAACTCCTCGAGATCAGATTACACCTCGGCAAGTTCGCAATGCCGTATACACGTGGGTCCGGCCAGCCGAGCAGAAGGATCCGGAGCTCCTGGCCATCAGCCCAGCTGCGTTGCGCGATTTGGGAATCAAGTCTGGTGAAGAGTCCACCGATGACTTTAGGCAGCTAGTAGCTGGGAACAAGTTATATGGCTGggatgaagagaagcttgagggaGGATATCCCTGGGCCCAGTGCTATGGAGGCTTCCAATTCGGACAATGGGCTGGCCAACTAGGCGACGGCAGGGCCATTTCTCTTTTTGAGACCACCAACCCTGCGTCTCGTGAGCGCTATGAGCTCCAACTCAAGGGTGCTGGCATGACACCCTACTCACGGTTCGCTGATGGAAAGGCGGTCCTACGATCCAGTATCCGAGAGTTCATTGTCTCGGAAGCACTCAATGCCCTCAAGATCCCCACTACTAGAGCGCTATCACTTACGCTTCTGCCAGATTCAAAGGTTCGTCGAGAGACCATTGAGCCGGGAGCCATCGTTCTGCGTTTTGCTCAGTCGTGGTTGCGTCTTGGTAACTTTGATATCCTTCGAGCTAGAGGAGACCGTAAGCTTATTAGACAACTGGCCACATACATCGCCGAGGACGTATTTGGTGGCTGGGATAAGCTGCCAGGTCGACTTGAAGACCCTGAAGAGCCTGTTAAATCACTGGATCCCAAGCGTGGAGTTTCTTCTGAGACTATCGAAGGAGAAAATGGTTCCGAAGAGAACAGATTTACGAGGTTGTATCGTGAAATTGTACGGCGCAATGCCAAAGTGGTGGCCCACTGGCAAGCGTATGGGTTTATGAATGGTGTTTTG AACACGGACAACACCTCGATCTACGGGCTTTCAATAGATTTTGGTCCATTTGCTTTCATGGACAATTTTGATCCTGCTTATACACCCAATCATGATGATTACACCCTTCGCTATAGTTACAGAAACCAACCGACCATTATCTGGTGGAACCTCGTTCGCTTTGGCGAGGCCATCGGTGAACTCATGGGCGCAGGCGCCAATGTTGACGATACAACTTTTGTCAACGAAGGCGTTACCAAAGAGCAAGAGGCTGAAGTAGTGGCAAGGGCCGAGAAGCTTATTACACAGGCTGGAGAAGAGTACAAGGCAGTGTTCCTCGCAGAGTACAAACGACTCATGACTGCTCGTCTGGGTCTCAAGACGCACAAGGACTCTGACTTTGATATCCTTTTCAGTGAGGCTCTCGACACTTTGGAGGCCCTGGAACTTGACTTTCACCACTTCTTTCGTCGTCTCAGCAAGCTTAAGTTGCAGGATATCGCTACGAGAGAAGCACGGAACGAGAAGGCGTCTGTCTTCTTCCACAAAGAAGGGCCCCCAACAACTATTTCCGAGGAGGATGCCAGAGCGCGTCTTGAGATCTGGCTTGAAAGCTGGCGCGAGCGTATCATCGAAGATTGGAAGGACGGGGGAGGGAACGTCTCAGAATCTACAGACGGTGACAGAATCGAGGCGATGAAGCGAGTGAACCCCAACTTCGTTCCTCGCGGTTGgatccttgatgagctcatccAACGCGTCGAGAAGGGTGGCGAGCGAGATGTGCTTAACCGCGTCATGCACATGTCTCTCAACCCATTTGAAGATCGCTGGGATGGAGAGACATTCAATGGAAAGACGTACAATGGCGATAAAGATGAGGAGCTTCGATGGACAGATGATCCCCCAAAGACCGAGCGAGCTATGCAATGCAGCTGCAGTTCATAG
- a CDS encoding related to mitotic apparatus protein p62, whose product MASQARVLKFPRSDDKSSFVLLQATPKGSKQLDLKLVGTEGEEPYVASLKHDKVVSLRVKNCPASESEWQQILEDLFQHVPLPDIQATATVQSEKSISITIRKDIQGITQRLGSIILDHDPDEAIELFDWCGASVEASASSKQTAANLSAKSSESEAVVAQLQLQLEELIKAKEEDETALLRKFRDLLNEKKLRIREQQQVLNTLSTNPSMAGQSQRSQAVEASVQQPKPKKPIRQAGKSRASKRKAPASRRLEESDEDDAVDTMSVDLKQEAVDTDPGNTTEATASGDSDDEDDDGLDSGPPQQNKAPDAVSRGKTASRESERPPPPRALPFETKKSAKATPVPAPAGSDTESDDEL is encoded by the exons atggcttctcaagctcgagtCCTCAAGTTCCCCCGGAGTGACGACAAGTCTTCCTTTGTCCTTTTACAAGCCACACCCAAGGGTTCAAAGCAACTTGATTTGAAGCTGGTGGGTACTGAAGGAGAGGAACCTTACGTCGCATCCT TGAAACATGATAAGGTCGTGTCTCTCCGTGTGAAGAATTGCCCTGCTTCAGAGAGCGAATGGCAGCAGATTCTCGAAGACTTGTTTCAGCATGTACCCCTTCCAGATATTCAAGCCACAGCCACGGTCCAGAGCGAAAAGTCTATCTCAATCACCATTCGAAAGGACATACAGGGTATCACT CAACGTCTGGGCTCAATCATCCTCGATCATGATCCAGATGAGGCCATTGAGTTATTCGATTGGTGTGGTGCATCGGTCGAGGCCTCTGCCTCAAGTAAACAAACTGCGGCAAACCTGTCGGCAAAATCCTCCGAGTCGGAGGCTGTTGTGGCCCAGCTCCAGTTACAGCTGGAAGAGTTAATCAAAgcgaaggaagaggatgaaacAGCGTTGCTAAGGAAGTTCAGGGATCTcctcaacgagaagaagctcagaaTTCGTGAACAGCAGCAAGTATTAAACACATTATCAACAAATCCTAGCATGGCGGGTCAATCTCAGCGTTCCCAGGCTGTCGAAGCCTCTGTTCAGCAACCGAAACCAAAGAAGCCTATTCGTCAAGCTGGCAAGTCAAGGGCGTCGAAAAGGAAGGCTCCCGCGTCAAGAAGACTTGAAGAAtcagacgaggatgatgctgttgacaCGATGAGCGTCGACCTTAAGCAGGAGGCCGTGGATACGGATCCCGGAAACACCACAGAAGCGACAGCATCCGGCGATagtgacgacgaagatgacgatgggcTTGACTCAGGACCCCCTCAGCAGAACAAAGCGCCAGATGCTGTTTCACGAGGAAAGACTGCTTCCAGAGAGAGCGAAAGACCGCCGCCACCGCGAGCTCTCCCGTTCGAGACAAAGAAGTCGGCAAAGGCTACACCTGTGCCCGCTCCTGCAGGGAGTGACACTGAATCTGACGATGAGCTGTGA
- a CDS encoding related to cytokinesis inhibitor byr4 — translation MEPLRLKPRQPIEADIENWDDDDFVVEGDDLSFRSPSTATNNPSRPSSSRRRDSGSSHFSFRSELEGEEEQHVHIPGDDEKSTLDAIAAAQSAGIPLPSNVPSSALMGGTIKRLGGRKIRKIIQDDWENDIEIPDSSQGLKMKKPEPPKSPETSRHVSFGSTHTSPMSWGNSPPTSPFDKVNRRESTQSIQSIQSMQSIQSATSSLSAAINLDRFKDADDDDDFFGDGGDTIRASKNRQLPKPVSFITPPTPQREAKTSNPEDDFEMDLELPSDGKLKLSTRKEIPKTPSNQSEDLDWGEGSLGTRYGGTRRDARSARSSAASALSPSVSSSITAESEDETFDGLVLPPGPVNWTERLQQRRKSRSPNRISEEPIVPAKTIPAAEADKPDFLDGLDLGEGDVFDSSKLTLHKNVRVKETRPASPARPKAAVSLTFTHKPLSSTRIPRLNHHERTHSTSLEPVSESGGPIPQRTRRSHSRLGHSSQSSIVSLPTPTTTSPSHGLPPTPRRREVNLRTSTNSLRTEPTTTSAQLLKQKRSLPAIRGPAKQPSYRHERPPSRSENNRPSSAVRPKTPTERQRHGATDSPATVRKSHLPFLPAGASQSQSQHVATKQTRGFRRHDSDNSISSIDLRPNSRTLSRSTMRSPSPNHRHRATADTWERLSKPKNKKNFGDGHELDGFDDLPTSKETETKYLKQPTSSGPKVALRNKLYQNVLPDRNTTMSPSIPPTPRPSFTPHFARDTAASRIARETALAQRVPSSGPLTPLSSQRVAHLSSRGNLTPTIPQSNIRSRKHKRPQQTKPHLISNLNSGKESKMVNGMFYNADTYRWEGNENALNVFEPPIQTPTQAVVSSNTREKETSTPRPALITNISATKGVQVVGGMVFDPQNMCWLKLDNPAKTTSETSDTMDGFDALDDEDVFKDIPDLEDNTADDEGVQGRVSDIKDEWLVGEEFDVGPEFIRRQREEEDRWRKKCEKWIGRGSRDRETWRWTIRELVSQFDDLAM, via the exons ATGGAGCCCTTGCGACTTAAGCCCAGACAGCCCATCGAGGCCGACATAGAAAATTGggacgacgatgacttcGTGGTAGAAGGCGACGATTTATCCTTCCGCAGCCCATCTACTGCCACAAACAATCCTTCGcgaccatcttcttcaagacgACGCGATTCTGGGTCATCCCACTTTTCATTTAGATCTGagcttgaaggagaagaagagcaacatGTCCATATCCCGGGAGATGACGAGAAGTCAACGCTGGATGCCATCGCCGCAGCCCAAAGTGCCGGCATCCCATTACCATCAAATGTTCCATCTTCTGCTCTCATGGGAGGTACTATCAAACGTCTCGGTGGACGAAAGATTCGCAAGATCATCCAAGACGATTGGGAGAACGACATAGAGATCCCTGACTCTTCACAgggcttgaagatgaagaagccagagccACCCAAGTCTCCCGAGACCTCGCGACATGTCAGCTTTGGATCTACACATACTAGCCCTATGAGCTGGGGCAACTCACCCCCTACTTCTCCCTTTGACAAAGTCAACCGACGTGAGTCTACTCAATCAATCCAGTCTATACAAAGCATGCAGTCTATTCAGTCTGCCACAAGTAGTCTTTCTGCCGCCATAAATCTGGATAGATTTAAGGACgctgatgacgacgacgactttTTTGGAGACGGAGGAGATACTATTAGAGCCTCCAAGAACCGTCAACTTCCAAAACCTGTTTCTTTTATCACACCACCTACTCCTCAGAGAGAAGCCAAAACCTCCAACCCGGAGGATGATTTCGAgatggatcttgagcttccatcAGACGGAAAACTTAAACTTTCCACCAGAAAGGAGATCCCCAAGACACCTTCCAACCAGTCAGAGGATCTGGACTGGGGAGAAGGAAGCTTGGGCACTCGATATGGTGGGACCAGGCGAGACGCTCGCTCTGCCCGAAGCTCGGCGGCTTCTGCGCTTAGCCCAAGTGTGTCAAGTTCCATCACTGCTGAAAGTGAGGATGAAACCTTTGATGGACTTGTCCTTCCCCCAGGGCCTGTCAACTGGACTGAGAGGCTTCAGCAGAGGCGGAAGAGTCGATCGCCCAACCGCATCTCTGAAGAACCTATTGTACCCGCAAAGACGATCCCAGCAGCTGAGGCCGACAAGCCTGATTTTCTTGACGGTCTTGACCTCGGCGAAGGAGATGTCTTTGATTCGAGCAAGCTCACTCTACACAAGAACGTGAGAGTCAAGGAAACACGACCGGCGAGCCCTGCTCGACCCAAAGCGGCAGTGTCGCTCACATTTACACACAAACCACTCAGTTCAACTCGGATACCTCGGTTGAACCACCATGAGCGAACACACTCAACATCACTGGAGCCTGTCTCTGAGAGTGGCGGTCCCATCCCGCAGCGCACTCGTCGCTCTCATTCTAGATTGGGTCACTCATCCCAATCCTCTATCGTCAGCCTGCCAACTCCCACTACAACCTCGCCATCTCATGGACTGCCGCCCACTCCACGCAGGAGGGAGGTTAATCTTCGCACCTCTACAAATTCACTTCGAACTGAGCCGACAACCACTAGTGCTCAGCTCCTTAAGCAGAAACGCTCCCTACCTGCAATTCGTGGACCGGCCAAGCAGCCTTCCTACCGTCATGAGAGACCTCCTTCAAGGTCGGAGAACAATCGACCATCGTCTGCTGTGAGGCCAAAGACTCCCACGGAACGTCAGCGACATGGAGCGACAGATAGCCCGGCAACCGTCCGCAAGTCTCATCTGCCATTTCTGCCTGCCGGCGCTTCTCAGTCACAGTCCCAGCACGTTGCTACAAAGCAGACTCGCGGATTCCGTCGACATGATTCAGACAATTCTATCAGTTCTATTGACCTCCGCCCTAACTCTCGTACACTTTCCCGATCGACAATGCGATCGCCCAGTCCGAACCATCGTCACCGCGCCACTGCCGATACTTGGGAGCGTCTGAGCAAGccaaagaacaaaaagaactTCGGCGATGGCCACGAATTGGACGGCTTTGATGATTTGCCCACATCTAAAGAAACTGAGACGAAGTACCTGAAGCAACCGACGAGCTCAGGACCAAAAGTTGCTTTGCGTAACAAGCTGTACCAAAACGTTCTGCCAGACAGGAACACTACTATGTCTCCATCAATCCCTCCTACCCCTCGACCATCTTTCACTCCTCACTTTGCTCGTGACACTGCTGCAAGTAGAATTGCCCGGGAGACTGCGCTGGCTCAACGGGTACCTAGCAGTGGCCCGTTGACGCCTCTAAGCTCCCAGCGTGTCGCTCACCTCTCATCGCGAGGCAATCTGACTCCTACCATCCCTCAGTCAAACATTCGATCGAGAAAGCACAAGCGACCACAACAGACCAAGCCACACCTAATCTCAAACTTGAACAGTGGCAAAGAGTCGAAGA TGGTGAATGGTATGTTCTACAATGCAGATACCTACAGATGGGAAGGCAATGAGAACGCCCTCAATGTTTTTGAACCCCCTATACAAACACCTACTCAGGCTGTTGTCTCAAGCAACACCCGCGAGAAGGAAACGTCGACACCTCGTCCTGCACTCATTACCAATATTAGCGCGACCAAGGGCGTTCAAGTTGTCGGTGGCATGGTTTTTGATCCACAGAACATGTGCTGGCTTAAACTTGATAATCCTGCTAAAACTACCTCTGAGACCAGCGACACTATGGATGGCTTCGACGCGctggacgacgaagacgttTTCAAGGATATCCCTGACTTGGAAGATAACACTGCCGACGATGAGGGCGTCCAGGGTCGCGTTAGCGATATCAAGGATGAGTGGCTCGTCGGCGAAGAATTTGACGTTGGGCCTGAATTCATCAGGCGacagcgagaagaagaagatcggtggaggaagaagtgCGAGAAATGGATCGGCCGAGGATCCAGAGATCGCGAAACTTGGCGTTGGACGATACGCGAGCTTGTCTCACAGTTTGACGATTTGGCTATGTGA
- a CDS encoding probable NADH dehydrogenase (ubiquinone) 78K chain precursor — MLRNTLARSAWRTSRRAVNVSRTFATTSQRPAEVELTIDGKKVSIEAGSALIQACEKAGSTVPRYCYHEKLMIAGNCRMCLVEVERAPKPVASCAWPVQPGMVVKTNSPLTHKAREGVMEFLLANHPLDCPVCDQGGECDLQDQSMRYGADRGRFHEIGGKRAVEDKNIGPLIKTSMNRCIHCTRCIRFSNDIAGAPEMGSTGRGNDIQIGTYLEKNLDSEMSGNVIDLCPVGALTSKPYAFRARPWELKHTESIDVLDGLGSNIRVDSRGLEVMRILPRLNDDVNEEWINDKTRFACDGLKTQRLTMPLVRREGRFEPADWEEALTEIGRAYQIKNPQGNEFKVIAGALTEVESLVVAKDMANKLGSENLALDTPTGSQPIAHGVDVRSNFLFNSQIWGIEEADAILIVGSNPRHEAAVLNARIRKQWLRSDLEIGVVGETWDSTFEFEHFGTDHAALKSALSGPFGETLKNAKRPMIILGSGVTDHADAKAYYETIGAFVDKHASNFRTEEWQGYNVLQREASRAGAFEVGFTTPSAEVAQTKPKFVWLLGADEVNEADIPKDAFVVYQGHHGDKGAQIADIVLPGAAYTEKAGTYINTEGRVQMTRAATSLPGASRTDWKILRAASEFLGAPLPYDDVAMVRDRMVEISPALAAYDVIEPVALPALSKVQLVDQNKGAQVTGTPLKKVIDNFYFTDVISRSSPTMARCSAAKATGDPRTNFMAPGMEEDKPMGQVEYGV, encoded by the exons ATGCTCCGAAATACTCTAGCACGTTCGGCTTGGCGGACGAGCCGGCGGGCGGTCAATGTCTCGCGAACCTTCGCGACGACAAGCCAGCGCCCGGCCGAGGTGGAGCTGACAATTG ATGGAAAGAAGGTTTCGATTGAAG CTGGTTCTGCTCTTATTCAAGCCTGCGAGAAGGCGGGATCAACAGTCCCTCG ATACTGCTACCACGA GAAGCTTATGATTGCCGGTAACTGCCGAATGTGTCTGGTGGAGGTTGAGAGGGCCCCGAAGCCCGTTGCCTCTTGTGCTTGGCCCGTACAGCCCGGAATGGTTGTCAAGACTAACTCCCCTCTGACCCACAAGGCCCGAGAGGGTGTCATGGAGTTTTTGCTGGCTAACCATCCCCTCGATTGTCCTGTTTGTGATCAGGGTGGTGAGTgtgatcttcaagatcagtCTATGCGTTACGGAGCCGACCGAGGCCGATTCCACGAGATTGGCGGCAAGCGAGCCgtcgaggacaagaacaTTGGCCCCCTGATCAAGACTTCGATGAACCGATGTATTCACTGCACCCGATGTATTCGTTTCTCCAACGATATTGCCGGAGCTCCGGAGATGGGTTCCACTGGCCGTGGCAACGATATTCAGATTGGCACCTATCTCGAAAAGAACCTGGACTCCGAGATGTCTGGTAACGTTATCGACCTCTGCCCCGTTGGTGCTCTTACGTCAAAGCCCTATGCTTTCCGAGCTCGTCCTTGGGAGTTGAAGCACACCGAGTCTATTGACGTTCTCGACGGTCTTGGTTCCAACATCCGTGTCGACTCCCGTGGTTTAGAGGTCATGCGAATTCTGCCCCGACTTAACGACGACGTGAACGAGGAGTGGATCAACGACAAGACCCGATTTGCCTGTGACGGCCTCAAGACTCAGCGACTGACCATGCCTCTGGTCCGCCGTGAGGGTCGCTTCGAGCCTGCTGATTGGGAGGAGGCTCTCACTGAGATTGGTCGTGCTTATCAGATTAAGAACCCTCAGGGCAACGAATTCAAGGTCATCGCTGGTGCTCTTACTGAGGTCGAGTCTCTGGTCGTCGCCAAGGATATGGCCAACAAGCTTGGCTCTGAGAACCTGGCTCTCGATACCCCTACCGGGAGCCAACCCATCGCCCACGGTGTTGATGTCCGATCCAACTTCCTTTTCAATTCTCAGATCTGGGGTATTGAGGAGGCTGATGCAATCCTAATTGTTGGCAGCAACCCTCGGCATGAGGCTGCCGTTCTCAATGCTCGTATCCGAAAGCAGTGGCTCCGATCCGACCTTGAGATCGGTGTTGTTGGCGAGACATGGGACTCCACATTCGAGTTCGAGCACTTTGGTACCGACCACGCTGCTCTCAAGTCCGCTCTCTCTGGCCCCTTCGGAGAGACCCTTAAGAATGCCAAACGACCTATGATTATTCTTGGCTCTGGTGTTACTGACCACGCGGATGCCAAGGCATACTACGAGACCATTGGTGCTTTCGTTGATAAGCATGCTTCTAACTTCCGAACTGAGGAGTGGCAGGGCTACAACGTCCTCCAGCGTGAGGCTTCTCGTGCTGGTGCTTTTGAAGTTGGCTTCACTACTCCCTCTGCTGAGGTTGCCCAGACCAAGCCCAAGTTCGTGTGGCtccttggtgctgatgaggtGAACGAGGCAGATATCCCTAAGGACGCTTTTGTTGTCTACCAGGGTCACCACGGTGACAAGGGTGCTCAGATTGCTGACATTGTCCTTCCCGGTGCTGCCTATACTGAGAAGGCTGGTACCTACATAAACACTGAAGGCCGTGTCCAGATGACACGAGCTGCAACCTCCCTCCCCGGTGCATCTCGAACTGACTGGAAGATTCTCCGAGCTGCCAGTGAGTTCCTTGGCGCTCCTCTCCCATATGACGATGTTGCCATGGTCCGAGACCGTATGGTCGAAATCAGCCCTGCTCTGGCTGCTTATGACGTTATCGAGCCCGTCGCTCTCCCTGCTCTGAGCAAGGTCCAGCTCGTCGACCAGAATAAGGGTGCCCAGGTCACCGGAACACCTCTCAAGAAGGTTATTGACAACTTCTACTTCACCGATGTTATCTCACGAAG CTCTCCTACAATGGCTCGCTGCTCAGCCGCTAAGGCCACGGGTGACCCTAGGACAAACTTTATGGCTCCTGGCATGGAGGAGGATAAGCCCATGGGCCAGGTTGAGTACGGTGTATGA